One stretch of Amycolatopsis sp. 195334CR DNA includes these proteins:
- a CDS encoding SDR family oxidoreductase, whose translation MSRTILLTGATGTVSTALIDALPGADLRALVRDESKADGLRERGIEVVAGDLDDARSLPPAFEGVHDLWLLVPNGPRAPENNMNALWAARQAGVDRVVRLSVVGAAHDAPNRSGRLHALSDRETERSGLRWTILRPHWFMQNLLNEAGDIAATGTFSMNMASARLGMIDARDIAESAARVLLDEPDRHHGKTYTLTGPRSLSFDEVAVELEKVLGRSVGHLPVSDDAKRETLLGYGVPKWIVDMLEEYARAYAAGWGDFTTDAVAGLLGRPPRDFAEFARDHAARFTAPE comes from the coding sequence ATGTCTCGCACCATCCTGCTCACCGGCGCCACCGGGACCGTGTCCACCGCGCTGATCGACGCCCTGCCCGGAGCGGATCTCCGCGCACTGGTCCGCGACGAGTCCAAAGCGGACGGACTGCGCGAACGCGGGATCGAGGTGGTCGCCGGCGATCTCGACGACGCCCGTTCGCTACCGCCCGCCTTCGAGGGCGTGCACGACCTCTGGCTGCTCGTGCCGAACGGCCCGCGCGCACCGGAGAACAACATGAACGCGCTGTGGGCCGCGCGTCAGGCCGGGGTGGACCGCGTGGTGCGCCTGTCCGTGGTGGGCGCGGCACACGATGCGCCCAACCGCAGCGGCCGCCTGCACGCGTTGTCCGACCGGGAAACCGAGCGGTCGGGCCTGCGCTGGACGATCCTGCGCCCGCACTGGTTCATGCAGAACCTGCTGAACGAGGCGGGCGACATCGCGGCCACCGGAACGTTCTCGATGAACATGGCGTCGGCGCGGCTCGGCATGATCGACGCGCGCGACATCGCCGAAAGCGCGGCGCGGGTGCTCCTCGACGAACCGGACCGCCACCACGGCAAGACGTACACGCTCACCGGCCCGCGCTCGCTGTCCTTCGACGAAGTCGCCGTGGAGCTGGAAAAAGTGCTCGGCCGGTCCGTCGGACACCTGCCGGTCAGCGACGACGCGAAGCGCGAGACGCTGCTCGGTTACGGCGTTCCGAAGTGGATCGTCGACATGCTGGAGGAGTACGCGCGGGCCTACGCCGCGGGCTGGGGTGACTTCACCACCGACGCGGTCGCCGGGCTGCTCGGCCGTCCGCCACGGGACTTCGCCGAGTTCGCGCGCGACCACGCCGCGAGGTTCACGGCACCGGAGTGA
- a CDS encoding EamA family transporter — translation MPARTLGVTALTAAVPVSWATTYLVTTEFLPPGHPLVSGVLRALPAGLVLLAITRKLPRGDWLWRSLVLGTLNIGALFALLFVAAYRLPGGVAATLFAVQPLLVAALAFVALGERPTSRRLGWGLAGVVGVGLIVVRGQVSFDLLGILAGLGAAAVMAAGLVLTKRWGRPDGAGPTTIAAWQLTAGGLVLVPFALAFEGLPPALDARALGGYAWLCVVGALLSYPIWFYGLGRLPVVAVSFLSLLSPAAATLLGWLFLDESLTAWQGAGFALALTAIAAAQLPPKTAVVKTA, via the coding sequence ATGCCCGCCCGCACCCTCGGGGTGACCGCGCTGACCGCCGCCGTGCCGGTCAGCTGGGCGACCACCTACCTGGTCACCACCGAATTCCTGCCACCGGGGCACCCGCTCGTCTCCGGGGTGCTCCGCGCGCTGCCCGCCGGGCTCGTCCTGCTCGCCATCACGCGGAAACTGCCGCGTGGTGACTGGCTGTGGCGTTCGCTGGTGCTCGGCACGCTCAACATCGGCGCCCTCTTCGCGCTGCTCTTCGTCGCCGCCTACCGGTTGCCGGGTGGGGTGGCGGCGACGCTGTTCGCCGTGCAGCCGCTGCTCGTCGCCGCGCTGGCGTTCGTCGCGCTCGGCGAAAGACCCACGAGCCGGCGCCTCGGGTGGGGCCTGGCCGGGGTGGTCGGCGTCGGCCTGATCGTGGTGCGCGGCCAGGTTTCCTTCGACCTGCTGGGCATTCTCGCCGGGCTCGGGGCGGCCGCGGTGATGGCCGCCGGGCTGGTGCTGACCAAGCGCTGGGGCCGCCCGGACGGTGCCGGCCCGACGACGATCGCGGCCTGGCAGCTCACCGCCGGTGGCCTCGTGCTCGTTCCGTTCGCGCTCGCCTTCGAAGGGCTTCCCCCCGCGCTGGACGCCCGCGCGCTCGGCGGTTACGCCTGGCTGTGCGTGGTCGGCGCGCTGCTGTCCTACCCGATCTGGTTCTACGGCCTCGGCAGGCTGCCCGTCGTCGCCGTGTCCTTCCTGTCCCTGCTCTCACCCGCGGCCGCGACGCTCCTGGGCTGGTTGTTCCTCGACGAGTCCCTCACGGCATGGCAGGGCGCCGGATTCGCGCTCGCGCTGACCGCCATCGCCGCCGCCCAGTTGCCTCCGAAAACCGCCGTCGTCAAAACCGCCTGA
- a CDS encoding MarR family winged helix-turn-helix transcriptional regulator, giving the protein MRDNVDWRLDQWRTERPDLDPGPMGVVARIQRACRLLERELRENFARHDLQLWEFDVLGTIRRCGPPFRLTAGQLVEATMVTSGAITNRIDRLVARGLVTREVDPANRRSVLISLTDEGRELIDRVVVDHIDLEASLLRDLSGDDQDQLAGLLRRLLTTLGDHPQT; this is encoded by the coding sequence GTGCGCGATAACGTCGACTGGCGACTGGACCAGTGGCGCACCGAACGGCCCGACCTCGATCCGGGGCCGATGGGCGTGGTGGCGCGGATCCAGCGCGCCTGCCGGTTGCTGGAGCGGGAGCTGCGCGAGAACTTCGCCCGGCACGACCTGCAGTTGTGGGAGTTCGACGTGCTGGGCACCATCCGCCGGTGCGGTCCACCGTTCCGGCTGACCGCCGGTCAGCTGGTCGAAGCCACCATGGTCACCTCGGGTGCGATCACCAACCGCATCGATCGCCTGGTGGCCAGGGGCCTGGTGACCCGGGAGGTCGACCCGGCGAACCGGCGGAGCGTCCTCATCTCCCTGACCGACGAGGGCCGGGAGCTGATCGACCGGGTGGTGGTGGACCACATCGACCTGGAGGCCTCGCTCCTACGCGACCTCAGCGGCGACGACCAGGACCAACTGGCGGGCCTGCTACGCCGCCTCCTCACCACCCTCGGCGACCACCCACAGACCTAG
- a CDS encoding VOC family protein translates to MTKLEHVGIVVGDLEAAKAFFAELGLELEGEASLDGPTVDRITGLEGVRTDIAMMWAPDGDGRLELIKYHTPPSPAGDPRAPSNAPGLRHILFSVEGIDEVLDRLRPHGAELVGELAQYENSYRICYVRGPEGIIVELAEAIG, encoded by the coding sequence ATGACCAAGCTGGAACACGTCGGCATCGTCGTCGGCGATCTTGAAGCGGCCAAGGCGTTCTTCGCCGAACTCGGCCTCGAGCTGGAGGGCGAGGCCTCGCTCGACGGCCCCACGGTCGACCGGATCACCGGCCTCGAAGGCGTGCGCACCGACATCGCGATGATGTGGGCCCCGGACGGCGACGGACGGCTCGAACTGATCAAGTACCACACCCCGCCGAGCCCGGCGGGCGACCCGCGCGCCCCGTCGAACGCACCGGGCCTCCGCCACATCCTGTTCTCCGTGGAGGGCATCGACGAGGTGCTCGACCGGCTGCGGCCGCACGGCGCGGAACTCGTCGGCGAGCTGGCGCAGTACGAGAACAGCTACCGGATCTGCTACGTCCGCGGCCCCGAAGGGATCATCGTCGAACTGGCCGAAGCGATCGGCTGA